The following coding sequences lie in one Variovorax terrae genomic window:
- a CDS encoding type IV pili methyl-accepting chemotaxis transducer N-terminal domain-containing protein: MKRRTLLIASACAALPLAAQVADVNDAINKAGRQRMLSQRMGKAYLAVVQEVEVSSARAVLDRSMALFDRQLAELKGFAPTPELRDTYGRLELAWSDLKASLVGAQPSRNGASQVIQNDARVLALANQGTVQYEQLSGQPLGRLVNIAGRQRMLSQRMAKFYMAGAMQVEPQLAAAELAKARSEFLTAMQTLRSAPEATARIRDELALADGQWVFFDLALQRPQASTVHARALSDVFVSSENLLTIMDRVTGLYANLKA, from the coding sequence ATGAAACGCAGAACCCTTCTGATCGCCAGCGCCTGCGCCGCGCTGCCCCTGGCCGCACAGGTGGCCGACGTCAACGACGCCATCAACAAGGCCGGGCGCCAGCGCATGCTCTCGCAGCGCATGGGCAAGGCCTACCTGGCCGTGGTGCAGGAGGTCGAGGTCTCCAGCGCGCGTGCCGTGCTGGACCGCTCGATGGCCCTGTTCGACCGCCAGCTCGCCGAGCTCAAGGGCTTCGCGCCCACGCCCGAACTGCGCGACACCTACGGCCGGCTCGAGCTCGCATGGTCGGACCTCAAGGCCTCGCTGGTCGGCGCCCAACCCAGCCGCAACGGCGCCAGCCAGGTGATCCAGAACGACGCCCGGGTGCTGGCGCTCGCCAACCAGGGCACGGTGCAGTACGAGCAGCTTTCGGGCCAGCCGCTGGGCAGGCTCGTCAACATCGCCGGGCGCCAGCGCATGCTGTCGCAGCGCATGGCCAAGTTCTACATGGCCGGCGCGATGCAGGTCGAGCCCCAGCTCGCGGCCGCCGAGCTGGCCAAGGCGCGCAGCGAATTCCTCACGGCCATGCAGACCCTGCGCAGCGCGCCCGAGGCCACCGCAAGGATCCGCGACGAACTCGCCCTGGCCGACGGCCAGTGGGTGTTCTTCGACCTCGCGCTGCAGCGCCCGCAGGCCAGCACGGTGCACGCCAGGGCGCTGTCGGACGTGTTCGTGTCGAGCGAGAACCTGCTCACCATCATGGACCGCGTCACCGGTCTGTACGCCAACCTGAAAGCCTGA